One genomic segment of Marinitoga piezophila KA3 includes these proteins:
- a CDS encoding potassium channel family protein yields the protein MEEYKKFFRQITVSIAIIMIIFVIGIIGFMILEKWSFFDAFYVTAITLSTVGYEMPYKISNVTKVFDALLIFSGISVVLYLISSLTALFVEGDFKKILGVLKMMKRLENISDHYIVVGGGKTGEYIIDDFMKNGVPHVVIEDDEKKIEKLLSRDEYKDLNYIIGDAKEEDVLIKANIFDAKGLLLTLPSDIDNLYIALTAKTLNPALYVVSRANDAEELRKLLYAGVDNVILPPEITGKRMSSMVLRPNVLSFFESFQMDFGENFNFEEVKIPDNSWMIGKKLRELEIPKKIDLVVIAVRNNRKTQFNPKSELVIKKGDSLVVIGDKEKIEKLKHYVIMQE from the coding sequence ATGGAAGAATATAAGAAATTTTTCAGGCAAATAACAGTATCAATAGCAATTATAATGATAATATTTGTAATAGGGATAATAGGTTTTATGATACTTGAAAAGTGGAGTTTCTTTGATGCTTTTTATGTAACAGCAATAACCCTCTCCACAGTGGGATATGAAATGCCGTATAAAATATCCAATGTAACAAAGGTTTTTGATGCGTTGTTAATATTTTCAGGTATATCTGTAGTATTATATTTAATATCCTCTCTAACAGCGTTATTTGTAGAAGGAGACTTTAAAAAAATATTGGGGGTTTTGAAAATGATGAAAAGATTGGAAAATATTTCTGATCACTATATTGTTGTTGGTGGTGGAAAAACTGGAGAATATATAATTGATGATTTTATGAAAAACGGTGTTCCGCATGTAGTAATAGAAGATGATGAAAAAAAGATAGAAAAACTATTGTCTCGTGATGAATATAAAGATCTAAATTACATAATAGGAGATGCCAAAGAAGAAGATGTGCTAATCAAGGCAAATATATTTGATGCAAAAGGATTATTGCTTACATTACCAAGTGATATAGATAACCTGTATATTGCACTTACTGCGAAAACATTAAATCCAGCATTATATGTTGTTTCAAGAGCAAATGACGCAGAAGAATTAAGAAAATTATTATATGCCGGTGTAGATAATGTAATATTGCCACCTGAAATAACAGGAAAAAGAATGTCATCCATGGTGTTAAGACCTAATGTATTATCATTCTTCGAAAGTTTTCAGATGGATTTTGGAGAAAACTTCAATTTTGAAGAAGTAAAAATACCGGATAATAGCTGGATGATAGGAAAAAAATTAAGAGAATTGGAAATTCCTAAAAAAATAGATCTGGTTGTTATAGCAGTAAGAAATAATAGGAAAACACAGTTTAATCCGAAATCAGAGTTAGTTATAAAAAAAGGTGATTCGTTGGTTGTAATTGGTGATAAGGAAAAAATAGAAAAATTAAAACATTATGTTATAATGCAGGAATAA